From the genome of Carassius gibelio isolate Cgi1373 ecotype wild population from Czech Republic chromosome A16, carGib1.2-hapl.c, whole genome shotgun sequence, one region includes:
- the LOC128030638 gene encoding E3 SUMO-protein ligase ZBED1-like — MDKTKEGLLDGKFKYKTLPDGSVDKTKVICAFCKAEFNYHRSNSSLAYHLKAKHPTETISTGPRQCKLQECVRGKMTRSVSDKVMNALVIWIAKNCRPINIVDDDGLRDIIRTASGDASYNMPSRGTIMSKIHTLYDDEKAQRMNTLQQATHIALTGDHWTSVSNDNYLGITAHFVDKEWKLHSFALTVSKTEERQYAEACADHFLDVAREWKIEDKLSTLGTDSARNMVAAARLLPFEHLPCTAHILQRTVTVSIHGSGFESVLAKCRKIVGHFKHSPSNAHELMEQQVACGQKQESLVQDVTTRWNSTLEMVKRIQRNKSPLTTTLAQQKSNVAMLTTQELAKLQKLEELLEPCRYVTELLGGEQYISCSVVLPALCHLFKIMESTEDDPAYVVQFKNDFTSDLSKRKDSTNLTWLKIATAIDPRFKDLKCLPKDERNEVWASLSKLLMAQSPGKQESKETTDQQPPKKRRISVLLVSSDSESDEEEESIEQCLNRYKAEPKLHMEGCPLQWWKKREATHARLAPIACKYLSTPATTVPCERLFSLSGHIIQKKRATLSPDNVNRLVCLSNWLNVKED, encoded by the exons GTGCATTTTGCAAAGCCGAATTTAATTACCACAGAAGTAATTCGTCTTTGGCATATCACTTAAAAGCAAAACACCCCACCGAAACCATCTCTACGGGGCCTCGCCAATGTAAATTGCAGGAGTGCGTTCGTGGTAAAATGACAAGATCTGTAAGTGATAAGGTAATGAATGCTTTGGTTATTTGGATAGCTAAAAACTGCCGACCCATTAACATAGTAGATGACGATGGACTGCGGGACATCATTAGAACTGCATCCGGAGATGCCTCGTACAATATGCCCTCAAGAGGAACCATCATGTCAAAAATACACACTTTGTATGACGATGAGAAGGCACAGAGGATGAACACGTTACAGCAAGCGACACACATCGCACTGACAGGGGACCACTGGACTTCTGTGAGCAATGACAACTACTTAGGCATCACAGCGCACTTCGTTGATAAAGAATGGAAATTGCATTCATTCGCACTAACCGTGTCTAAAACTGAGGAACGACAGTACGCTGAGGCATGTGCGGATCATTTTCTCGATGTGGCAAGAGAATGGAAAATCGAGGACAAGTTAAGCACACTTGGCACTGACAGTGCTCGTAATATGGTTGCTGCCGCGAGACTACTTCCATTTGAACACCTGCCCTGCACGGCCCACATTTTGCAACGAACTGTCACAGTTTCCATTCACGGCAGTGGATTTGAAAGTGTCCTAGCTAAATGTCGCAAGATTGTTGGGCACTTTAAGCATAGTCCATCCAACGCTCACGAACTAATGGAACAGCAAGTTGCATGTGGACAGAAACAAGAATCTCTCGTTCAGGACGTTACGACTAGATGGAATTCTACCCTAGAGATGGTCAAGCGAATTCAGCGAAACAAATCTCCACTGACCACTACCCTGGCTCAGCAAAAGAGCAATGTTGCCATGTTGACTACACAGGAGCTCGCCAAACTGCAAAAGCTGGAGGAACTACTTGAACCTTGCAG ATATGTAACTGAACTGCTGGGAGGAGAGCAGTACATCTCCTGCTCAGTGGTATTGCCAGCCTTGTGCCACTTGTTCAAAATTATGGAGTCCACAGAGGATGATCCAGCGTATGTAGTTCAATTCAAAAATGATTTTACTTCAGACCTATCTAAAAGGAAGGACAGCACTAATCTCACATGGCTGAAGATCGCTACTGCAATTGACCCAAGGTTTAAAGACCTAAAGTGTCTTCCCAAAGATGAAAGGAATGAGGTGTGGGCTTCACTAAGCAAGCTGTTAATGGCACAGAGTCCTGGAAAACAAGAGTCTAAAGAGACAACAGACCAACAGCCACCAAAGAAGAGAAGGATCTCCGTCTTGCTGGTTTCTTCTGATTCAGAGTCAGATGAAGAGGAAGAGTCCATAGAACAGTGTCTTAACCGCTACAAAGCAGAGCCCAAATTGCACATGGAGGGTTGTCCACTACAGTGGTGGAAAAAGAGAGAAGCAACACATGCAAGGCTGGCACCAATAGCATGCAAGTATCTGTCAACCCCTGCTACAACGGTGCCTTGTGAGAGACTGTTCTCACTCTCAGGTCACATCATTCAAAAGAAAAGGGCCACATTGTCCCCTGATAATGTCAACAGACTGGTCTGTCTCAGCAACTGGCTGAATGTAAAGGAGGACTAA